The Lancefieldella sp. Marseille-Q7238 genomic interval TGCCGCTTAAGCTGATCAACCGTTCGCTCAGCAGCCGCACGGTCCTCCGGTTCCGGTAACTTCAGCGCTTCGTCAAGCACCGCCCCTGTTGCGATAATGGCGTTAATGGCGTTTTCCACCTGCACTTCAAGACGGCCGATTTCAACCTTAACGTCATTGGCGCGCGAGCGTTCCTGCTCAAGTTCGGCCTGCGCCGCTGAGACGGCATCTTTCGCCTCGCCGATAGTCTTGCGCAGCGAATCGGAGTCCGCCTCCGCAAGTGAGGCGCGGTCTTTCAGGCGAGAAGCCCATTCAAGCGCGCGCCCGTGGAGAGCCTCATAGCGCTCATAGAGCGGGTCAACGCGCAGACGGATAACATCGAGTGCATGAGAGGACTGCTCTGTCGCGTTTATCTGCTGCTCAAGAGTTTGCACACGCTTTGCCAGTTCAGCCGCGCGAGCGTCAAGATTTGCCCGGCGCTCAGTAGCCATCGCTAATTTCATACGGGCGTCAGAGAGCTCACGCGACGCCTTACCCTGGGCGTGAATGGCCTTATCGTGCTTGGCGGTTGTTTCGGAAAGCAGTCGAGCAAGCTCCTCCGCACGCTCAGACGCCTCATGCGACGCCTGTCTATGTTCTTCAATATGAAAATGGGCGTCCTGCGCACGTTCAGACGCGACCGCACGAGCCTTTGTCACCTGGCTCTTCTCCGCCTTCGCGGAAGCCACTTGCCCTTCCAGGCGCCCTCGCTCAGAAGAGAGAGACGTAAGCTCACCAGAAAGGCGCGCCGCCTCCCCTTGGGCCGCAACGCTTTTCTCCCGCGCCGTGGCAAGCTTTGTCTCTGCTTGCGCCACTGCCGCAATCGCAGCCTCATGAGCTGCCTTTAGATGACCTCTGTCTTTTTCAAGCGCACGAATACGACGTTTGCGCTCAAGAGCGCCCACTTTCGCAGAAGCAGGCGTACCAATCCTCAGCCGGCCGTCAGGAAAGAGTATCGCGCCGTCAAGCGTTACATATGTGCACAAGGACGCTTTCTCATGAGCCGCGAGAGCTTCGCTGACATCGCCAACCACTCGCATGCTGCCAAACAGCGCTTCAAGCAGGGCACGCGATGATTCGGCCACATGAATCCTGTCAAGGAGCGCCTCGCCGGGAGCGTCTTTATCGATGCGCTCCGCGCTCTCAGAGCATCGCGCTGCGCGTGAAACAATCGTGGCGCATCCTTCAGCCTCTTTGTACGCGAGCGCGGCGGAGGCAAGCGTATCCGCTTCCGAAACGGAACCGACCACAAAGGCCGCCAAGTCATCTCCGAGCAATCGTTCAAGCAAGGGCTCAATGCGCTCATCAGCGTCAATACAATCGGCAAGACGGCTTTCAATAAGCTCAGCAACGGCCTCATCATCCGCAAGCGCCGCGGCGCGCGGACTTGTTTTTGCCGTTTCAACGTCAAGTGACGTCAGCGCCGTCAATGTCGCCTCCGCTTGCGAGAGCTTTCGCTTCGCGTCAGCTTCAACGGCACGCGCGGCTTCCAGCGCAGACGTATGTTCGGAAATCTCAGCAATCAAAGCTTCCGACTCACGCCGCGCAAGCTCCAGAGCCGCCGAAAGCTCATGCTCACGCGTTGAGCTTTGCGAGAGGGCTTCTTCCGCCGTTTTAAGCGACTCATTGATTTGCGCCAGACGAGAGACGTACATCTCATCCTCAACCTTTGCGTGCGTGATGTGCTCTTCCAGCTTTACATAAGCAAGCGTTTCCCTGTCAGCGACAGCGCGCGCGGACTTCTCCTCCGAACTCAGGCGCTGAAGTTCAAGGTCAAGTTCTTTTCGCCCGCTCGCCGCTTTTTGAGCAATTTCTTGCAGGGACTCCTGCGTTTTTTTGAGTTCGGTCTCTTGAGCGGAAAACGCTATGAGCTGGTCTTTGAGCTGTTCTGACTCGGTGGCAGCCTCTTGGCGCTGTCTGCCCATAACGGAAAGCTGCATACGCATATCGGAAAGGCGAGAAACCATGTTCTTGCCTTTCTCTTCCAAAAGACGCATGTCAGAGCCCATACGGCCAAGCACATCCTGCATACGGCGGCGCTGCTCGCCCAAATCTCCCACGAACAGGCCCTTTTGTTCAAGAAGCGACTGAAGTTTTTCGAGCTCCTGCACCTTTTCTTGAGAGCGATACCGCGCAAGTTCAATAGCAGCGTCAGCTTCCTTTTGACGAACGCTCAACTCCGCGTGAGTTTGCTGAAGCTGTCTCAAATCGTCCACAGCCAGCTGAACAGTAAGCTCGGTAAACTGCGCCTGCAGTGTTTTCGCGCGCGAGGCCTTGTCCACCTGCTTTTCAAGCGGACGCAGCTGCCGCGTAATCTCACGGGCAACCACTTTGGCGCGCGCCAGATTTTCATCCATAGCCGCAATTTTGCGCTCAGCCCGTTCCTTGCGGCGGCGATGCTTTGAGATATCAGCCGCTTCTTCGATAAGCTCACGGCGCTGCTCCGGACGGCTCGACAAAATAGAATCGAGTTTGCCCTGAGAAATGATGGAATGCGTATCCTTGCCAAGACCGGAATCATGGAGAATATCCTGAATATCCATCAATCGAGCAGGCGCTCCATTGATCAGGTACTCGGACTCCCCCGAACGATACATGCGCCGGGTGATTCCAATCTCCGAAAAGTCAATGGGAAGCGTGTGATCGGAGTTGTCCAAGAGAAGCGTCACTTCCGCAACGCCGACCGCGTTTCTCGCGGAGGAACCCGAAAAGATAACGTCTTCCATGGCCTGACCGCGCAGCATTTTTGCGCTCTGCTCGCCCAAAACCCACAGAATCGAATCGGAAACGTTTGATTTGCCCGAACCATTTGGTCCCACCACAACAGTTAAGCCGGGGTCAAATTCCATGTGCGTTTTGTCGGCAAAGGACTTAAAGCCTTTGAGGGTAAGCGATTTGAGATACAACGACGTCCTCCTACTTCAAGCCCATATCGGCGTCAACATCAACGGGATTCTTGTCAACGCCAAGCCGCACGAGGGCGTCTTGAGCCGCCGCTGATTCCGCGGCTTTTTTGGAGGACCCTACTCCTCGTCCCGCCTTGAGGCCATCGACATATACGACTGAGGTAAACGTAGGCGTGTGCGCAGGACCGGACTCATCAATCAGTTCGTATTCGGGCGTGCATTTTCCATTTGCCTGCACCGCCTCCTGAAGGCGAGACTTCGGACTTACCGAACGCTCAGCAAGCGAAGGAGAGATATGCGGCCCTAAAGTCCTCATGACAAACTCATGAGTCGGCTCGTACCCCGCGTCAAGGTACAGCGCGCCAACAATGGACTCGTAGACGTTTTCAAGCGCGGAACGCATGCCGCGGCCTCCAGTACCTTTTTCAGACACTCCCATGACAATAAGCGGCTCGATACCGAGTGCTTTTGCCACAATGGAAAGCGTGTGTCCTGAAACAAGAGAGGTTTTCAGGCGGGTAAGTTCACCTTCGTCCATACCCGGATATCGCTCAAAGAGGTCAGTGGCAACAATAGCGCCCAAAATGGAATCTCCCAAAAACTCAAGGCGCTCATACGAAGCGGACACAGGCTTGCCTTCTACCGCGGACGGATGCGTGAGAGCGGCTTCGATAATATCTTTATGTGTAAATTTGTGGCTGCAGATGTCTTCAACTGCACGCACACGCTCATGTAATTTCAAACTCAAAGCACCAATCTTTACGCTTCTTCGATAGCTTCGACGGCGTCACCAATAGTGGCAACATCGCTTAGCGATTCAGCATCAAATGTCATGTCAAATTCCTGCTCAAGATCGGTGACCAACTGCAGCAAATCAAACGAGTCAGCGCCGAGATCCTTAAATGAGGTTGTCTCGTCAAGCTCAGTGTCCTCATCAATATCAAGGGTTTCTCGAACAAGAGCAATTACTTTATCAAGTGTTTCGGAATTTGCCATTACGCCCTCCTTGCGCAAACGCAGAACATTGACAACGCAATTTTACCCGTGTTGCTGCCAGAAAGACGCGAGAACCAACCAACCTGAAAGAACTACTCAGTTTAGAAGAACCGGTCGACCTGAAAGAGCTAGTCAGCCTGAACCGCTTCCGCGATTTTCCCCACAAGATTTCCATGAGCCGCGGTGGCAGCCGCAAGCGTACCAGCACATACCGCTCCGGCGCTTGTGGAACCATGTCCCTTGATGACAGGAGCGGAAAGGCCGAGAAGAACGGCTCCTCCTACCATATCACCTGAGAGCTCACCGGCCGTTTGCTTGAGAGCGTCTTTGAGCAGAAGCGCTCCGAGCGCCGCCTTTTTTGAGGATTTCACCGAATCTTTGATACGGCTCAAAATAAACTTGCCGGTAGACTCAATCGTCTTGAGAGCCACATTGCCCGTAAGACCGTCCGCCACAATAACATCAAACCGGTCGCCCAACAAATCAACACCTTCGGCATTGCCGGAAAAGCCGACAGTTGAGCTTGCGAGAGCCTCGTGATAGGAAAGTGTCAGCGCAGAGCCCTTAGTTTCTTCCGATCCGTTGGTGAGAAGACCGATAGAGGGCTCAGCGATACCAAGCGCTACCTGCGCATACGCCT includes:
- the smc gene encoding chromosome segregation protein SMC, yielding MYLKSLTLKGFKSFADKTHMEFDPGLTVVVGPNGSGKSNVSDSILWVLGEQSAKMLRGQAMEDVIFSGSSARNAVGVAEVTLLLDNSDHTLPIDFSEIGITRRMYRSGESEYLINGAPARLMDIQDILHDSGLGKDTHSIISQGKLDSILSSRPEQRRELIEEAADISKHRRRKERAERKIAAMDENLARAKVVAREITRQLRPLEKQVDKASRAKTLQAQFTELTVQLAVDDLRQLQQTHAELSVRQKEADAAIELARYRSQEKVQELEKLQSLLEQKGLFVGDLGEQRRRMQDVLGRMGSDMRLLEEKGKNMVSRLSDMRMQLSVMGRQRQEAATESEQLKDQLIAFSAQETELKKTQESLQEIAQKAASGRKELDLELQRLSSEEKSARAVADRETLAYVKLEEHITHAKVEDEMYVSRLAQINESLKTAEEALSQSSTREHELSAALELARRESEALIAEISEHTSALEAARAVEADAKRKLSQAEATLTALTSLDVETAKTSPRAAALADDEAVAELIESRLADCIDADERIEPLLERLLGDDLAAFVVGSVSEADTLASAALAYKEAEGCATIVSRAARCSESAERIDKDAPGEALLDRIHVAESSRALLEALFGSMRVVGDVSEALAAHEKASLCTYVTLDGAILFPDGRLRIGTPASAKVGALERKRRIRALEKDRGHLKAAHEAAIAAVAQAETKLATAREKSVAAQGEAARLSGELTSLSSERGRLEGQVASAKAEKSQVTKARAVASERAQDAHFHIEEHRQASHEASERAEELARLLSETTAKHDKAIHAQGKASRELSDARMKLAMATERRANLDARAAELAKRVQTLEQQINATEQSSHALDVIRLRVDPLYERYEALHGRALEWASRLKDRASLAEADSDSLRKTIGEAKDAVSAAQAELEQERSRANDVKVEIGRLEVQVENAINAIIATGAVLDEALKLPEPEDRAAAERTVDQLKRQLDGIGPVNEVAMDEYQRLKERADYIGEQVADLEAARGSLKKITSAIERKMRNRFLVVFEKVNQNFSEIFSMLFPGGHARIEMTDPENLSETGIEIVAQPRGKRITKMMLMSGGEKSLTALALLFAVYRTRTVPFYVFDEVEAALDDANLSKLLDAIEQLKETTQLIVISHQRRTMEQADVLYGVSMQADGVSHVVSQRLDHTTGKVVDA
- the rnc gene encoding ribonuclease III produces the protein MKLHERVRAVEDICSHKFTHKDIIEAALTHPSAVEGKPVSASYERLEFLGDSILGAIVATDLFERYPGMDEGELTRLKTSLVSGHTLSIVAKALGIEPLIVMGVSEKGTGGRGMRSALENVYESIVGALYLDAGYEPTHEFVMRTLGPHISPSLAERSVSPKSRLQEAVQANGKCTPEYELIDESGPAHTPTFTSVVYVDGLKAGRGVGSSKKAAESAAAQDALVRLGVDKNPVDVDADMGLK
- a CDS encoding phosphopantetheine-binding protein: MANSETLDKVIALVRETLDIDEDTELDETTSFKDLGADSFDLLQLVTDLEQEFDMTFDAESLSDVATIGDAVEAIEEA
- the plsX gene encoding phosphate acyltransferase PlsX, producing the protein MPTTVCVDVMGSDQSPEVVLAGVAQALEKDPELEVLLAGADEFVTPFAEKNVRAHALVTTEVIGMDEHPADAVRQKKDASIVRAAAAVRAGKAAGLFSAGSTGAVLTAATFGIGRIRGIKRPALALLLPGLHGHQAVFLDTGANADVKPEMMVDFARMGKAYAQVALGIAEPSIGLLTNGSEETKGSALTLSYHEALASSTVGFSGNAEGVDLLGDRFDVIVADGLTGNVALKTIESTGKFILSRIKDSVKSSKKAALGALLLKDALKQTAGELSGDMVGGAVLLGLSAPVIKGHGSTSAGAVCAGTLAAATAAHGNLVGKIAEAVQAD